One segment of Patescibacteria group bacterium DNA contains the following:
- a CDS encoding flippase: MSNRSLAKNTFFYSASLAVQKALSFLYFIILARSIGVADQGRFTFALSFTSIFAMFLDLGLTQVLIREVAKNREHSAKYLANILGYKLVASALVYLIIVILVNILGYPPLTKSLVYISGFVMLLDSLSLSVYGTLRGHQDLMYESLGVIINQLTVLIIGGGLLFCGAPLTWVMAVYVLGSLINFLWSTINLRHKYSVPIIFSFDWLTIRQLVLISIPFALAGIFNRIFSAIDIVLLSKLAGDYAVGIYSVAFKVAFALQFIALAFSASIYPAFANYFAHSKEKLSKLFVKSMYWLMFFSLPISIGVISIADKVIGPVFGNHYTASVLPLDILMLSLVFVFLCFPVGAMLNACDRQARNTWHLGIVAGFSFIANLILIPIWGYNGSAIANIASYALLFGLGTIVVGQVIDYDWKFLLWSASKILLACLIMYLAVWLLKERTHFIVAIAVGGMTYFAAAYALGLFRLGSFKDLVRDFKGKSEL; the protein is encoded by the coding sequence ATGTCCAACAGAAGTTTAGCCAAAAATACTTTTTTTTACAGCGCATCACTGGCTGTCCAAAAGGCGCTGTCGTTTTTATATTTCATTATCTTAGCGCGTTCCATCGGCGTGGCCGATCAAGGAAGATTTACTTTTGCTTTGAGCTTTACCTCCATTTTTGCCATGTTCTTGGATTTAGGACTGACCCAAGTACTGATCCGCGAAGTGGCCAAGAATCGCGAACATTCCGCCAAATACCTCGCCAATATCCTCGGTTATAAACTCGTAGCTTCGGCCTTGGTTTATTTGATTATTGTGATTCTGGTTAATATTCTGGGTTATCCACCGCTCACTAAGTCGCTAGTGTATATTTCCGGTTTTGTCATGCTGTTAGATTCACTTTCATTAAGCGTCTATGGCACTCTGCGCGGACACCAGGATCTCATGTATGAAAGTTTGGGAGTTATCATTAATCAACTAACGGTTTTAATTATTGGCGGAGGATTATTGTTCTGTGGCGCGCCGCTGACCTGGGTAATGGCTGTTTATGTTTTAGGCAGTCTGATCAATTTTTTATGGTCCACAATTAATTTACGCCACAAATATAGTGTGCCGATAATTTTTTCTTTTGACTGGCTGACAATCAGGCAATTAGTGCTTATTTCCATTCCTTTTGCCTTAGCTGGAATTTTTAATCGTATTTTTTCAGCCATTGATATTGTCTTGCTATCAAAGCTGGCCGGAGATTACGCCGTGGGCATCTATTCCGTGGCTTTTAAGGTGGCCTTTGCTCTGCAATTCATCGCCCTGGCTTTTTCCGCTTCAATCTACCCGGCATTCGCCAATTACTTCGCCCACAGCAAGGAAAAATTATCCAAACTTTTTGTCAAATCCATGTATTGGCTGATGTTTTTTTCTTTACCCATATCTATTGGCGTAATTTCCATCGCTGACAAGGTAATTGGTCCGGTTTTTGGCAACCATTATACGGCTTCTGTTTTACCCCTGGATATCCTAATGCTGTCATTGGTTTTCGTCTTCTTGTGTTTTCCCGTCGGCGCCATGCTCAATGCCTGCGATCGCCAAGCCAGAAACACTTGGCATCTGGGAATAGTGGCCGGCTTTTCTTTCATCGCCAATCTAATCCTGATTCCTATCTGGGGTTATAACGGATCGGCCATAGCCAATATTGCCAGCTATGCTTTATTATTCGGCTTGGGTACTATTGTTGTCGGCCAAGTGATTGATTATGACTGGAAATTCCTGCTTTGGTCGGCCTCAAAAATTCTTCTAGCCTGCCTTATAATGTATTTAGCGGTCTGGTTGCTTAAGGAACGAACACATTTTATTGTGGCAATTGCCGTTGGCGGTATGACTTATTTTGCCGCGGCCTACGCCTTGGGCTTGTTCCGTTTGGGCTCGTTTAAAGACTTAGTGAGGGATTTTAAAGGGAAAAGCGAATTATGA
- the pilM gene encoding pilus assembly protein PilM produces MSQTEKQFKKKRANRQSELFLDVGAGTVRLMRQGWNNRSSSITIENPADKEEQNRATAEALNTVFGGIDRRKRVATLLPSTAVFSRVRHLSPALAANSKLRLFVEFELLQQIPFSLDQIIYDFDILDRDDDGGYEVLIVAVKRDVALQKIKMVNDAGYRVNFLGVNSIATYNWLNRYGLIQPGLAVVDVGCQHTEVLCLGKPYAQSGHCSPLFRSISLGGADITSALSQELGIAYPEAEKGKMGLIPLRCTGPAVQKILSNLVSEISRSIAYFNGLRDSRKICQIWLTGEGSLMPGIDELLKERLGVEVDRIISDDGFWIPTAGLNFQYLYPEHGLDINLAP; encoded by the coding sequence ATGAGTCAGACGGAAAAACAATTCAAAAAGAAAAGAGCTAATCGACAGAGTGAATTATTTCTTGATGTCGGTGCTGGAACAGTGCGTTTAATGCGTCAGGGGTGGAATAACCGTTCCAGTAGCATAACCATTGAAAACCCCGCGGATAAAGAAGAACAAAATAGGGCAACAGCCGAGGCATTAAACACTGTTTTTGGCGGCATTGACAGACGGAAAAGGGTGGCCACACTTTTGCCTAGTACGGCGGTTTTCAGCCGCGTACGCCATCTTTCTCCGGCTCTGGCGGCCAACTCAAAGTTAAGACTATTTGTTGAATTTGAACTTCTGCAGCAAATTCCGTTTAGTCTTGATCAAATCATTTATGATTTTGATATCCTCGATCGGGACGATGACGGCGGATATGAAGTGCTTATCGTCGCCGTCAAGAGAGATGTAGCTCTCCAAAAGATAAAAATGGTAAACGACGCCGGCTACAGGGTCAATTTTCTGGGAGTTAACTCCATCGCTACCTACAATTGGCTGAATCGTTACGGACTTATCCAACCAGGCCTTGCTGTTGTTGATGTTGGCTGCCAACATACCGAAGTTTTATGCCTGGGAAAACCTTATGCACAAAGCGGTCACTGTTCGCCCTTATTCCGTTCAATCAGTTTGGGTGGCGCCGATATCACTTCGGCCCTAAGCCAGGAGCTGGGGATAGCATATCCTGAGGCAGAAAAAGGTAAAATGGGCTTGATTCCCTTGCGTTGTACAGGACCAGCCGTCCAAAAAATATTGAGTAATCTGGTTTCAGAAATCTCCAGATCCATAGCCTACTTCAACGGTTTGCGTGACAGCCGAAAAATCTGCCAAATCTGGCTAACCGGCGAAGGATCGTTAATGCCTGGCATAGACGAATTGCTAAAGGAAAGACTGGGAGTTGAAGTGGATAGAATTATCAGCGACGACGGCTTTTGGATCCCGACTGCCGGATTGAACTTTCAATATCTCTATCCGGAGCACGGCCTTGATATCAACTTGGCGCCTTAA
- the rpsI gene encoding 30S ribosomal protein S9, with protein MVTKKKEIKEVEIVKPEGKFFYGRGGRKTSSANVRLYLKGKGEIIVNNLDYKVYFPTKDLQDVVLKPLVLTGHDKNTTVSIHVAGGGKNGQAAASRHGIARALEQLNPELRPAMKAEGLMTRDPRVKERKKPGLKRARRAPQWSKR; from the coding sequence ATGGTTACCAAAAAGAAAGAAATTAAAGAAGTCGAGATTGTTAAGCCGGAAGGCAAGTTTTTTTATGGCCGAGGTGGCCGAAAAACATCCTCCGCCAATGTCCGCCTGTATCTGAAGGGCAAAGGAGAAATCATAGTCAATAATCTTGATTATAAGGTTTATTTTCCCACCAAAGACCTGCAAGATGTCGTCTTAAAGCCGTTAGTTCTGACCGGCCACGATAAGAATACCACTGTTTCCATCCATGTAGCCGGCGGCGGTAAAAATGGCCAAGCTGCGGCTTCCCGCCACGGCATTGCCCGAGCATTGGAACAACTCAATCCGGAATTGCGACCGGCTATGAAAGCCGAGGGATTAATGACTCGCGATCCCAGAGTCAAAGAAAGAAAAAAACCTGGCTTGAAACGCGCCCGTCGCGCTCCGCAGTGGTCTAAACGCTAA
- the rplM gene encoding 50S ribosomal protein L13, producing MKEIERKTHQLDATDQPVGRLATRIAIILRGKNKATFVPNIDAGDFVEVANCSKLKLTGKKMDQKEYKWHTTHPGGLRIKKASVVMKENAGEVLRRAVWGMLPKNKLRDQMIKRLKTTN from the coding sequence ATGAAGGAAATAGAAAGAAAAACCCATCAGCTTGATGCCACTGACCAACCGGTCGGGCGCTTAGCCACGCGCATCGCCATTATCTTACGCGGTAAAAACAAAGCCACCTTTGTTCCGAATATTGATGCCGGCGACTTCGTTGAAGTTGCTAATTGTTCCAAACTGAAGTTAACCGGAAAGAAAATGGATCAAAAAGAATACAAATGGCATACCACCCACCCCGGCGGATTAAGAATCAAAAAAGCCAGCGTGGTTATGAAAGAGAATGCCGGCGAAGTCCTCAGACGAGCCGTTTGGGGTATGTTACCCAAGAATAAACTGCGCGATCAGATGATTAAGCGGTTAAAAACCACTAACTAA
- the rplQ gene encoding 50S ribosomal protein L17, with the protein MRHNRKGKVLGREKAPREALLRSLATSLVVYEKIKTTKAKAQVTRPKVEKLITLAKNDTLHNRREALRVLYTQGAVKKLFEVLGPKYKDRKGGYTRIVKLAPRVNDGAEVAIIEFV; encoded by the coding sequence ATGAGACATAACAGAAAAGGAAAAGTACTAGGTCGTGAAAAGGCGCCAAGAGAAGCATTGTTACGCAGCTTGGCTACCTCTCTTGTGGTATATGAAAAAATCAAAACCACTAAAGCCAAAGCCCAAGTAACCCGCCCCAAAGTGGAAAAACTAATCACCTTGGCCAAGAACGACACCCTGCACAATCGCCGTGAGGCCTTAAGAGTGCTTTACACTCAGGGTGCGGTCAAAAAGTTGTTTGAGGTTTTGGGCCCGAAGTATAAAGACCGCAAAGGCGGCTACACCAGAATCGTCAAATTGGCTCCGCGCGTCAATGACGGAGCGGAAGTGGCTATTATTGAATTCGTCTAA
- the rpoA gene encoding DNA-directed RNA polymerase subunit alpha yields MKHIPLPKKFIVEESVPGKSAQIVIEPCFPGYGLTLGNALRRIILSSLPGGAVTAVKIKGVKHEFSAMENVPEDVLEIILNLKTLRFKVYSDEPVTLQLKAEGKKKVTGADIQQSIDAEVVNKDAVITSLSAENAEIEMELTVAKGIGYVPVEDQSKGKGEIGTILTDSIFTPVINVGLEVEATRVGQRTDYDKLILTIETDGTISPEDAVKKAAEILTNQFSWIMEGGAREMEEIDIEAPIILPEIAAEEKAEEILEENTGVVEETEEKIGEETGEEPKPKKRGRPKKIEE; encoded by the coding sequence ATGAAACACATTCCTTTGCCTAAAAAATTCATCGTTGAAGAATCAGTTCCGGGCAAATCGGCTCAAATTGTAATCGAGCCCTGCTTTCCCGGTTACGGTCTGACTTTGGGCAATGCCCTAAGACGAATCATCCTGTCATCTTTACCGGGTGGCGCTGTTACCGCTGTTAAAATCAAGGGTGTCAAACACGAATTTTCGGCCATGGAAAATGTACCGGAGGATGTCCTGGAGATCATTCTTAACCTAAAAACCCTGAGATTCAAAGTCTACTCCGATGAACCGGTTACCCTGCAGCTTAAGGCCGAGGGAAAAAAGAAAGTTACCGGCGCCGACATCCAGCAATCAATTGATGCTGAGGTGGTCAATAAAGACGCCGTCATTACCTCGCTAAGCGCGGAAAACGCCGAAATAGAAATGGAATTAACCGTAGCTAAAGGCATTGGTTATGTTCCAGTAGAGGATCAGAGTAAGGGCAAGGGAGAAATCGGCACGATTTTGACTGATTCTATTTTTACTCCGGTTATTAATGTCGGTTTAGAAGTAGAGGCGACTCGCGTCGGCCAACGCACCGATTATGACAAACTAATTTTGACTATTGAAACTGACGGCACCATCTCTCCGGAAGACGCCGTAAAAAAAGCGGCTGAAATCCTAACCAATCAATTCAGCTGGATTATGGAAGGCGGAGCCAGAGAAATGGAAGAAATTGATATTGAGGCGCCGATCATTCTGCCGGAAATCGCCGCTGAAGAAAAAGCGGAGGAGATTTTGGAAGAAAACACCGGAGTCGTTGAGGAGACCGAAGAAAAAATCGGCGAAGAAACCGGGGAAGAACCTAAACCCAAGAAGCGCGGCCGACCCAAAAAAATCGAAGAATAA
- the rpsD gene encoding 30S ribosomal protein S4: MSNFTRNLQCKSCRRAGEKLFLKGEKCNSAKCPMVKRNFPPGMHGPLQRVGKKTNFGKQLMEKQKAKRMYGIYEAQFLIYFKKSLSKVGNTGEWLFRFLEGRLDNTVYRLGFATSRRAARQLVSHGNVRVNNKKVNIPSYQMKVGDIITLSDKILKSSGYKEIKQKLSKLTNIPAWLTIDSEKIEGKITSQPKLGDIAVNIDWRTIVEYYSK; this comes from the coding sequence ATGTCTAACTTCACTAGAAATCTCCAATGCAAATCTTGCCGCCGCGCCGGTGAAAAATTATTTTTGAAAGGCGAAAAATGCAATTCCGCCAAATGCCCCATGGTGAAACGTAATTTTCCGCCCGGCATGCACGGCCCATTGCAACGTGTTGGTAAAAAAACCAATTTCGGCAAACAATTGATGGAAAAACAGAAAGCTAAGCGCATGTATGGAATTTATGAAGCGCAGTTCTTGATTTACTTCAAAAAATCATTAAGCAAAGTCGGCAACACCGGCGAATGGCTCTTCAGATTTCTGGAAGGACGCTTGGACAATACGGTTTATCGCCTGGGCTTTGCCACTTCCCGACGCGCCGCCCGCCAATTAGTCAGCCACGGCAATGTCAGAGTTAATAACAAAAAAGTCAATATCCCTTCTTATCAAATGAAAGTCGGCGATATCATTACTCTATCCGACAAAATCTTAAAGAGCTCCGGCTACAAAGAAATTAAACAAAAATTAAGCAAACTGACTAATATCCCCGCTTGGCTGACTATTGACTCGGAAAAAATTGAAGGCAAGATTACCAGCCAGCCTAAATTGGGAGATATTGCAGTCAATATTGACTGGCGAACCATCGTCGAGTACTACAGCAAATAA
- the rpsK gene encoding 30S ribosomal protein S11, whose protein sequence is MTAPVEANADTVAAKPADKSKKKVKKTVAARQVSSGRAYVKSTYNNTIVTFTDQNGNVLSWCSAGQCGFKGPKKATPYAATIIVRTAAEKVKKYGLREVSVFVRGIGGGRESAVRAINANGFIVSTIKDITPIPHNGCRAPRPRRV, encoded by the coding sequence ATGACTGCTCCAGTGGAAGCCAACGCTGACACCGTAGCCGCTAAACCGGCCGACAAGTCGAAAAAGAAAGTCAAAAAAACCGTAGCCGCCCGCCAGGTATCCAGCGGCCGGGCTTATGTTAAGTCCACCTACAATAATACTATTGTCACTTTTACCGATCAAAACGGCAATGTGTTGTCCTGGTGTTCAGCCGGCCAATGCGGTTTTAAAGGACCTAAAAAGGCCACTCCTTACGCCGCGACGATCATCGTCAGAACAGCTGCGGAAAAAGTTAAAAAATACGGCTTAAGAGAAGTCTCGGTATTTGTTCGCGGTATTGGCGGCGGTCGCGAATCAGCAGTTCGCGCCATTAACGCTAACGGCTTTATTGTTTCCACTATTAAAGACATTACTCCGATTCCTCATAACGGTTGTCGCGCGCCCAGACCTCGCCGCGTTTAA
- the rpsM gene encoding 30S ribosomal protein S13 → MAVRIAGVTIPNNKRVEIALTYIFGVGKPRASKILASIKISPDTRVNDLTEEQVIALRTAVEKGGFSIEGDLRREVMSNIKRLKEIKAYRGIRHMKGLPARGQRTKTNNRTVRGNVRKTMGSGRKDTSQKT, encoded by the coding sequence ATGGCAGTTAGAATCGCAGGAGTTACCATCCCCAATAATAAAAGAGTAGAAATCGCTTTAACTTATATTTTTGGCGTAGGTAAACCGCGCGCCAGCAAAATCCTGGCCAGCATCAAAATCAGTCCTGACACCAGAGTTAACGATTTGACTGAAGAACAAGTAATCGCCTTAAGAACAGCCGTAGAAAAAGGCGGCTTTAGTATTGAAGGCGATTTGCGTCGTGAAGTCATGAGCAATATCAAACGCTTGAAAGAAATCAAAGCCTACCGAGGAATCCGCCACATGAAAGGATTGCCGGCTCGCGGCCAACGCACCAAAACCAACAATCGCACTGTGCGAGGCAATGTCCGAAAGACCATGGGTTCTGGCAGAAAAGATACCAGCCAAAAAACTTAA
- the rpmJ gene encoding 50S ribosomal protein L36 gives MKVRASVKKICKDCQVIRRKKRLVVICKNPKHKQRQG, from the coding sequence ATGAAAGTTAGAGCTTCAGTTAAAAAAATCTGCAAGGATTGCCAAGTTATCAGACGCAAGAAGCGCCTGGTTGTTATTTGTAAAAATCCCAAGCATAAGCAACGCCAAGGGTAA
- the infA gene encoding translation initiation factor IF-1, with product MSQQPENAADSKDFLELDGEVTESLPSANFRVKLMNGHEILAHLSGKMRMFNIRLLPGDKVKIQMTPYDLTRGRITYRY from the coding sequence ATGTCACAACAACCAGAAAATGCCGCCGACTCTAAGGATTTCTTGGAGTTAGATGGCGAGGTGACGGAATCATTGCCGTCAGCCAATTTCCGCGTTAAGTTAATGAACGGCCATGAAATCTTGGCTCATTTGTCCGGCAAAATGCGAATGTTTAACATCCGCCTGTTACCCGGCGATAAAGTCAAAATCCAAATGACGCCTTATGATCTGACTCGCGGACGCATTACTTATCGTTATTAA
- a CDS encoding alanine--tRNA ligase, translating into MTAKDLKTKFLEYFEKNGHAIIPGAPLVPENDPTALFTTAGMHPLVPYLLGEKHPCGKRLVNVQKCIRTGDIDDVGDAWHLTLFEMLGNWSLGDYGKKEAITLSFNFLTKELGISLDKLAFTCFAGDDDAPQDRESFALWQELGVQPARIAYLPKADNWWGPAGQTGPCGPDTEMFYWSGEEPAPAEFDPSDKHWVEIWNNVFMVYNKTADGKYDELTQKNVDTGMGVERTVATLDGKSSAYDIDPLYSIVAQVCALCGLLPAELGPEELKPVRIIADHLRAATFLLADGVVPSNVEQGYVLRRLLRRAIRFGVELGVNSPFTYQVAEAVIELQGGFYKELREKRDQIIDELNKEEEKFNTTLENGLKKFDKLKIENKKISGTDAFQLFSTYGFPIEMTRELAKEKGLTIDEEEYQREFAKHQQTSRQGAEKKFKGGLADNSELSARMHTATHLMLAAMRRILGDHVFQRGSNITAERIRFDFSHPEKVTPEQLEQIENLVNEQIKKNLPVVSEELSIEKARKCEAMGIFDSKYGDRVKVYSIGGDATFEQCFSKEICGGPHAKNTGEIGHFKIVKEEASSSGIRRIKAILD; encoded by the coding sequence ATGACTGCCAAAGATCTCAAAACAAAATTTCTTGAGTATTTTGAAAAGAACGGCCACGCCATTATTCCCGGCGCGCCGTTAGTGCCGGAGAATGATCCAACCGCCCTATTCACTACTGCCGGCATGCACCCCTTAGTACCATACTTATTAGGTGAAAAACATCCCTGCGGCAAACGGTTAGTCAATGTCCAAAAATGCATTCGTACCGGCGATATTGACGATGTCGGCGATGCTTGGCATCTGACCTTATTTGAAATGTTGGGCAATTGGTCATTGGGCGATTATGGCAAAAAAGAGGCTATCACTTTAAGTTTTAATTTTTTAACCAAGGAATTAGGAATTTCTTTGGACAAACTGGCTTTTACTTGTTTTGCCGGTGATGATGATGCGCCACAAGACAGAGAATCATTCGCTCTCTGGCAGGAACTGGGGGTTCAACCGGCGCGCATCGCTTACCTGCCCAAAGCCGACAATTGGTGGGGCCCGGCCGGCCAGACCGGCCCATGTGGCCCGGATACGGAAATGTTTTATTGGTCCGGCGAAGAGCCGGCACCGGCGGAATTTGATCCGAGCGACAAACACTGGGTGGAAATCTGGAATAACGTATTCATGGTTTATAACAAGACAGCCGACGGCAAATATGACGAGCTGACACAGAAAAACGTGGACACCGGCATGGGTGTGGAACGCACCGTGGCCACTTTGGACGGCAAATCCAGTGCTTATGACATTGACCCGCTTTATAGTATTGTCGCCCAGGTCTGCGCCTTATGCGGCCTCTTGCCTGCTGAATTAGGACCGGAAGAATTAAAACCGGTCAGAATTATCGCCGACCATTTGCGCGCCGCCACCTTTCTTTTGGCTGACGGCGTAGTTCCGTCTAATGTAGAGCAAGGTTATGTCTTACGTCGTTTATTGCGCCGAGCCATTCGGTTTGGAGTCGAACTGGGCGTCAACTCTCCCTTCACTTACCAAGTAGCCGAAGCAGTGATTGAACTGCAAGGCGGTTTCTACAAGGAACTGCGAGAGAAGCGCGATCAAATCATTGATGAGCTCAATAAAGAAGAAGAAAAGTTCAATACTACTTTAGAGAACGGCTTAAAAAAATTTGATAAGTTAAAAATAGAAAACAAAAAAATCTCCGGCACAGACGCTTTCCAGCTCTTTTCTACTTACGGTTTTCCGATTGAGATGACGCGGGAATTAGCCAAAGAGAAAGGATTAACAATCGACGAAGAAGAGTACCAAAGAGAATTTGCCAAACATCAGCAGACCTCGCGCCAAGGAGCGGAAAAAAAATTCAAGGGTGGCCTGGCTGACAACTCCGAATTATCGGCGCGTATGCACACTGCCACCCACTTAATGCTGGCGGCCATGCGCCGAATCTTGGGTGATCATGTTTTTCAACGCGGTTCCAATATCACCGCCGAACGCATTCGGTTTGATTTTTCGCATCCGGAAAAAGTTACGCCTGAACAACTGGAACAAATAGAAAATCTAGTCAATGAGCAAATAAAAAAGAATCTACCCGTTGTCAGTGAAGAGTTGTCCATTGAAAAAGCCCGCAAATGTGAAGCCATGGGAATTTTTGACAGCAAATACGGCGACCGCGTCAAAGTTTACAGCATTGGCGGCGATGCCACCTTTGAACAATGCTTTTCCAAAGAAATCTGTGGCGGACCACACGCTAAAAATACCGGAGAAATCGGACATTTTAAAATTGTCAAAGAGGAAGCATCTTCATCCGGCATCAGGCGCATCAAGGCAATTCTTGATTAA